A stretch of Pseudorhodobacter turbinis DNA encodes these proteins:
- the pip gene encoding prolyl aminopeptidase, translating to MDHRSGQMSAAQYLYPPLEPFDQRMLDMDNGHRIYVEQSGRPDGLPVMVVHGGPGGGCSPAMRRFFDPDVYRIILFDQRGCGRSRPHASVEANTTWHLVADMEAIRHALGLDRMVLFGGSWGATLALIYAITHPEAVAHMVLRGVFTMTEAELDWFYAGGAGRFFPELWARFSDAIPEAERGDLIGAYHRRLFSGNVMEEMRFARLWANWENALASIASNPVGGEGPSDYARAFARLENHYFVNKGFLEGDEWILKNRHRIEGVGADIVQGRYDMVCPPVSAYRLADGWENARLRMVPLAGHALSEPGISAELVALMDALAQR from the coding sequence ATGGATCATAGATCAGGCCAAATGAGCGCAGCTCAGTATTTATATCCCCCGTTGGAGCCTTTTGATCAACGCATGTTGGACATGGACAACGGCCACCGGATTTATGTGGAGCAAAGCGGCCGCCCTGACGGGCTGCCCGTTATGGTTGTTCATGGCGGACCGGGGGGCGGGTGTAGCCCCGCGATGCGGCGTTTCTTCGATCCTGATGTGTACCGGATTATCTTGTTTGATCAGCGCGGCTGCGGTCGTTCGCGCCCCCATGCCAGCGTTGAAGCGAATACGACATGGCATCTGGTCGCCGATATGGAGGCGATCCGGCACGCGCTGGGGCTGGATCGCATGGTCCTGTTTGGCGGCAGCTGGGGGGCGACGCTGGCGCTGATCTATGCGATCACCCATCCCGAAGCTGTAGCGCATATGGTTTTGCGCGGCGTTTTCACCATGACAGAGGCAGAGCTGGACTGGTTTTACGCGGGCGGCGCGGGCCGGTTTTTCCCCGAGCTTTGGGCCCGCTTCTCGGATGCGATCCCGGAAGCAGAGCGTGGCGATTTGATCGGGGCATATCACCGGCGGCTGTTTTCAGGGAATGTGATGGAGGAAATGCGCTTTGCCCGGCTGTGGGCGAATTGGGAAAACGCATTGGCATCGATTGCCAGCAATCCGGTCGGAGGCGAGGGGCCTTCCGATTATGCGCGGGCCTTTGCGCGGTTGGAGAACCACTACTTCGTTAACAAGGGTTTCTTGGAGGGGGACGAGTGGATCCTGAAAAACCGGCACCGGATCGAGGGGGTCGGGGCCGATATCGTTCAGGGCCGATATGATATGGTCTGCCCGCCGGTTTCGGCGTACCGTCTGGCCGATGGCTGGGAAAATGCCCGGTTGCGGATGGTGCCGCTGGCGGGCCATGCCCTGTCAGAGCCGGGGATCTCCGCAGAGCTTGTCGCGCTTATGGATGCGCTGGCGCAGCGTTAG
- a CDS encoding DUF1178 family protein, whose translation MIRYSLKCTADHNFDSWFQSAAAFDALAASGHVTCPTCGSAEIVKTLMAPAVTSARSATPKAGVLSTPTNPQEAALSALRAEVEANSDYVGKNFVSEARKMHEGDAPSRAIHGEARLEEAKKLIEDGVPVLPMPFIPPRKVN comes from the coding sequence ATGATCCGCTATTCGCTCAAATGTACCGCCGATCACAACTTTGACAGTTGGTTTCAATCGGCTGCCGCCTTTGACGCTTTGGCGGCAAGCGGGCATGTTACCTGCCCGACATGTGGCAGCGCAGAGATTGTCAAAACCCTGATGGCCCCCGCGGTAACGTCCGCGCGCAGCGCAACCCCGAAGGCGGGGGTGCTTTCCACGCCGACCAATCCACAGGAAGCGGCGCTTTCGGCCTTGCGCGCAGAGGTGGAAGCCAATTCCGATTACGTTGGCAAGAACTTTGTAAGCGAGGCGCGCAAAATGCATGAAGGCGACGCGCCGTCCCGTGCGATCCACGGCGAGGCGCGGCTGGAAGAGGCGAAGAAGCTGATCGAAGACGGTGTTCCGGTCCTGCCCATGCCTTTCATCCCGCCGCGCAAGGTGAATTGA
- the secE gene encoding preprotein translocase subunit SecE, whose product MAKANPLQFIQQVRSEVSKVAWPNRREVVLTTVMVFIMAALTATFFSLVDLGIRTALSAVINGLG is encoded by the coding sequence ATGGCAAAGGCCAACCCTCTTCAGTTCATTCAACAAGTGCGGAGCGAAGTTTCCAAGGTTGCTTGGCCTAACCGTCGTGAAGTGGTCTTGACCACCGTTATGGTGTTCATCATGGCTGCGTTGACGGCGACATTCTTTTCGTTGGTGGATCTGGGTATCCGCACTGCGTTGAGTGCAGTTATCAACGGGTTGGGCTGA
- a CDS encoding acetoin utilization protein AcuC, with protein sequence MAGTLGKNGWGAMGPIFIGSEIYRGSSYGLGHPLRVPRVSTVMDLCGAMGWLAGRYVNSPRAKPAALHLWHEPDYIAALQAAEATGVATAAMQARFHLGTHSNPVFEAMFRRPATGAGGVMLAAEMLRDGGVIYVPGGGTHHGLPGQANGFCYLNDVVLGMKVLRLNGVRRIAYVDIDAHHCDGVEAGFAGDPDALLISVHEEKRWPFTGALTDDGGSNCFNLPVPRGFNDTEMRAVLEQFIIPRVAAFRPDAVVLQCGSDALEEDPLARLSLSNNAHVAVVRALRGLSPRFLVLGGGGYNPWSVGRCWSRVWAELSGADVPDRLPSTAEAILRNLSWLGAGRAPAEAMFTTLKDAPREGSLRPEVSERIKFLEART encoded by the coding sequence ATGGCAGGCACCTTGGGTAAAAATGGCTGGGGTGCCATGGGGCCAATATTTATCGGATCAGAGATCTACCGCGGCTCCTCTTACGGGTTGGGGCACCCGTTGCGGGTGCCACGCGTTTCGACCGTGATGGACCTGTGCGGCGCGATGGGGTGGCTTGCGGGGCGCTATGTCAACAGCCCGCGCGCCAAACCGGCGGCCCTGCATCTTTGGCATGAACCCGATTATATCGCAGCCCTCCAAGCGGCCGAGGCAACGGGCGTGGCCACTGCGGCCATGCAGGCGCGCTTTCATCTGGGCACCCATTCCAACCCGGTTTTCGAGGCGATGTTCCGCCGCCCCGCCACCGGTGCGGGTGGTGTGATGCTCGCGGCCGAGATGTTGCGGGACGGTGGCGTGATCTATGTTCCGGGGGGAGGCACACATCACGGGCTTCCCGGGCAGGCAAACGGGTTTTGCTACCTCAATGATGTGGTTCTGGGGATGAAAGTTTTGCGGCTGAACGGGGTTCGGCGCATCGCATATGTCGACATCGACGCGCATCATTGCGACGGGGTCGAGGCCGGTTTTGCAGGGGATCCCGACGCCCTGCTCATCTCGGTTCACGAGGAAAAGCGCTGGCCCTTTACCGGAGCGCTGACCGATGACGGCGGCAGCAATTGTTTCAACTTGCCGGTGCCGCGCGGCTTCAACGATACTGAAATGCGCGCCGTGTTGGAGCAGTTTATCATACCGCGTGTGGCGGCCTTCCGCCCTGATGCAGTGGTGCTGCAATGCGGGTCCGACGCGCTAGAGGAAGACCCTTTGGCGCGGCTCTCGCTTTCCAATAACGCGCATGTTGCGGTGGTTCGCGCGCTGCGGGGGCTGTCGCCGCGCTTTTTGGTGCTGGGCGGGGGCGGCTACAACCCGTGGTCGGTGGGGCGTTGCTGGTCACGCGTCTGGGCAGAGCTTTCGGGCGCCGACGTCCCTGATCGCTTGCCCTCGACGGCAGAGGCGATCTTGCGCAACCTCTCATGGCTAGGGGCCGGACGGGCGCCCGCCGAGGCAATGTTCACCACGCTAAAAGATGCGCCACGCGAAGGGTCACTGCGGCCCGAAGTATCGGAACGGATCAAATTCTTGGAGGCACGGACTTGA
- the ubiG gene encoding bifunctional 2-polyprenyl-6-hydroxyphenol methylase/3-demethylubiquinol 3-O-methyltransferase UbiG yields the protein MTLNTIDPDEVAKFEAMAAEWWDPAGKFKPLHMLNPCRLDYITAQIAAEFDRDLTAPMPFKGLRLLDIGCGGGLLSEPMARLGATVVGADAAARNIPVAQLHAEQMDLTIDYRHCAAEDLAAAGEVFDVVLNMEVVEHVADPQAFLTACQTLLKPGGLMICSTLNRNPKSFMMGIVGAEWVMRWLPKGTHDWSKFITPDELYTLLEKAGLRPVDRKGMVFNPITWGWSLSDRDLSVNYVTASVKAA from the coding sequence ATGACTTTGAACACAATTGATCCCGATGAGGTCGCAAAATTTGAGGCGATGGCCGCCGAATGGTGGGATCCGGCGGGTAAGTTCAAGCCGCTCCACATGCTCAACCCCTGCCGATTGGACTACATAACCGCCCAGATCGCGGCAGAGTTTGACCGTGACTTGACCGCGCCGATGCCATTCAAAGGGCTGCGCCTCTTGGATATCGGCTGCGGCGGCGGACTTTTGTCAGAGCCGATGGCTCGCTTGGGCGCGACGGTTGTGGGGGCGGATGCCGCCGCGCGGAACATTCCGGTGGCACAGCTTCATGCCGAACAGATGGACCTGACCATCGATTACCGCCACTGCGCCGCCGAGGATCTGGCCGCCGCCGGTGAAGTTTTCGATGTCGTCCTGAATATGGAAGTGGTTGAGCATGTCGCCGATCCGCAAGCGTTTCTAACGGCCTGCCAAACCCTTTTGAAGCCCGGCGGGTTGATGATTTGCTCTACCCTCAACCGCAATCCCAAGAGTTTCATGATGGGGATTGTCGGCGCCGAATGGGTAATGCGCTGGCTGCCCAAAGGCACGCATGACTGGTCAAAATTCATCACCCCAGATGAGCTTTATACCCTGTTGGAAAAAGCCGGGCTTCGGCCTGTGGATCGCAAGGGGATGGTGTTTAACCCGATCACTTGGGGCTGGTCACTTTCGGATAGGGATCTGTCGGTGAACTATGTCACCGCAAGCGTGAAAGCCGCCTAA
- the thpR gene encoding RNA 2',3'-cyclic phosphodiesterase: protein MRTFVALDVPEDLKSQLAVQQFLLPIPRKVARDQFHITLAFMGDLPDAALEALDEGLTALRMRTFELSLSGFGLFGKARPNAVWAAVAPSKPLSRLHAKVARAGRLAGAKIPARNFTPHITLGRFAPMGMEEAAPLERAVIAGAGFRAGPWEVAEMLLYHSTLTADGPRYDVLARYPLAG, encoded by the coding sequence TTGAGAACCTTTGTCGCCCTAGACGTACCCGAGGATCTCAAAAGCCAGTTGGCGGTACAGCAGTTCTTGCTGCCCATCCCCCGCAAAGTGGCGCGCGATCAGTTCCACATCACCTTGGCCTTCATGGGGGATCTGCCGGACGCCGCCCTAGAGGCCTTGGATGAGGGGCTGACCGCCTTGCGGATGAGGACGTTTGAATTGTCGCTCAGCGGGTTCGGGCTTTTTGGCAAGGCGCGGCCGAATGCGGTTTGGGCCGCCGTTGCCCCCTCCAAGCCCCTGTCGCGGTTACACGCCAAGGTCGCTCGCGCAGGGCGGCTGGCCGGGGCCAAGATCCCTGCACGCAACTTCACCCCCCATATCACGCTAGGCCGCTTTGCCCCGATGGGGATGGAAGAGGCTGCACCCCTGGAACGCGCTGTAATCGCCGGTGCGGGCTTTCGGGCAGGCCCGTGGGAGGTGGCGGAGATGCTGCTCTACCATTCCACCCTGACCGCAGACGGGCCGCGCTATGACGTGCTGGCGCGCTATCCTTTGGCGGGATAA
- a CDS encoding NUDIX hydrolase has product MGKKRSLLDDEVYSQFGALCWRIGKNGAEVLLISSRETGRWVIPKGWPMKGRSGAEAAEIEAWEEAGVKGRIAGDKLGQFTYEKVIKRDTKKEHAQACTVDVFPLEVAKLANDFPEHRQRRRKWFAPQDAARKVREAGLKALLSTFAPPASGGAA; this is encoded by the coding sequence ATGGGCAAGAAACGCTCACTTTTGGACGATGAAGTCTACAGTCAATTCGGCGCATTATGCTGGCGGATCGGCAAGAATGGGGCGGAGGTATTGCTTATCTCCAGTCGTGAAACCGGGCGCTGGGTCATTCCCAAGGGTTGGCCGATGAAAGGGCGCAGTGGTGCTGAGGCCGCCGAGATTGAGGCTTGGGAAGAGGCCGGTGTCAAAGGGCGGATCGCGGGGGACAAGCTGGGTCAGTTTACCTATGAAAAGGTTATCAAGCGCGACACCAAGAAAGAACATGCCCAGGCCTGTACGGTCGATGTGTTCCCGCTGGAAGTCGCAAAGCTTGCCAATGATTTTCCCGAACATCGCCAACGTCGCCGCAAATGGTTTGCCCCGCAGGATGCTGCGCGAAAAGTGCGCGAGGCGGGGCTGAAAGCGCTGCTCTCTACCTTCGCGCCGCCTGCCTCGGGTGGGGCCGCGTAA
- a CDS encoding heparan-alpha-glucosaminide N-acetyltransferase: MRQQQERILWLDMARALAVVGMVVYHFTFDLAMFGYIPAPTPVTGFWAIFARAVAGSFIALAGFGLVLAHWRGIGWRRFWRRLGIVAAGAALVSLATWFVMPGQFVFFGILHSIALSSVIGLAFLRLHWVGMLGLAAAVIALPQVWRDVIFDAPPLWFVGLSAHVRPSIDFEPFFPWFGAFLIGMAVAKLMLSAGPMARSTPTPAMERVSFIGRHSLVIYLIHQPVLIGLFISWNWLNG, encoded by the coding sequence GTGAGGCAACAGCAAGAACGCATCCTCTGGCTGGATATGGCGAGGGCTTTGGCCGTGGTTGGCATGGTGGTTTATCACTTCACCTTCGATCTGGCGATGTTTGGCTATATCCCCGCCCCCACACCCGTCACCGGATTTTGGGCGATTTTCGCACGCGCAGTCGCGGGCAGCTTTATTGCACTGGCGGGCTTTGGCCTTGTGCTGGCCCATTGGCGCGGCATTGGCTGGCGGCGGTTTTGGCGGCGATTGGGGATCGTCGCTGCAGGGGCGGCACTGGTATCGCTTGCCACTTGGTTTGTGATGCCCGGCCAATTCGTCTTTTTCGGTATCCTGCATTCTATCGCGCTATCATCCGTGATCGGGTTGGCGTTTTTGCGGCTCCATTGGGTGGGGATGCTGGGGCTTGCGGCTGCGGTGATTGCCCTGCCCCAAGTCTGGCGGGACGTGATCTTTGATGCGCCTCCGCTTTGGTTTGTCGGCCTGTCTGCACATGTGCGGCCCTCCATAGATTTTGAGCCGTTTTTCCCTTGGTTCGGGGCGTTCCTGATCGGCATGGCTGTCGCGAAACTGATGCTGTCGGCTGGGCCGATGGCGCGCAGCACCCCGACACCTGCGATGGAACGGGTCAGCTTTATCGGGCGGCACAGCTTGGTTATCTACCTGATCCACCAACCGGTGCTGATCGGGTTGTTTATCAGTTGGAACTGGCTAAACGGGTAG
- a CDS encoding aminotransferase class V-fold PLP-dependent enzyme, whose protein sequence is MQTALQDFAASLRQDDIIQQLRDGVIGEGAAFETPFGTQKLVYADYVASGRALRQVENFVMERVLPFYANSHTEASHCGGEMTRMRREARALIAAHCGADDSYATVFAGSGATAGLNRLVHLLGVADAKEQPLVLIGPYEHHSNILPWREYGAEVIEINEAPKGGPDLAQLEAILNAAKGRRIVGAFSAASNVTGILTDTDAVTRLLKRYGAMAVWDYAGGGPYLTIDMRAGTDAHKDAVVISAHKFPGGPGASGVMIVRKGAVCCSRMFQPGGGTVRFVSPTAHDYSTDIATREEAGTPNVVGDIRAALCFMVKAAIGQAQLDTRHAELRQRALDVWKKNPNLELMGNSDAPALPIFSFRVRDGARGGYLHHQLFTRLLSDAYGIQARGGCACAGPYAHRLLGIEPAESETIRAAIQRGEEMEKPGWTRLNLSALMDDAKADRVINAVDALARNPYPMADRYCCDQATARFRPAA, encoded by the coding sequence ATGCAAACCGCCCTGCAAGATTTCGCTGCCAGCCTGCGACAGGATGACATCATCCAACAGCTGCGCGATGGCGTGATTGGTGAGGGGGCGGCGTTTGAAACACCTTTCGGCACCCAAAAGCTAGTCTATGCCGATTATGTTGCCTCGGGGCGGGCGCTGCGGCAGGTGGAAAACTTTGTGATGGAACGGGTGCTGCCGTTTTACGCCAACAGCCATACAGAAGCCTCCCATTGCGGCGGCGAGATGACCCGGATGCGCCGCGAGGCCCGCGCCCTGATTGCAGCGCATTGCGGCGCCGATGACAGCTATGCCACTGTCTTTGCCGGATCGGGGGCCACGGCGGGCCTGAACCGGCTCGTGCATCTTTTGGGTGTTGCAGATGCGAAAGAGCAGCCGCTCGTGCTGATCGGCCCCTATGAGCATCACTCCAACATCCTGCCTTGGCGCGAATACGGGGCCGAGGTGATCGAGATCAATGAGGCCCCCAAGGGCGGGCCGGATCTGGCACAGCTTGAGGCGATCCTGAACGCCGCAAAGGGACGCCGGATTGTGGGCGCGTTTTCCGCCGCCTCCAATGTGACCGGCATTCTAACCGATACCGATGCGGTGACGCGGCTGCTCAAACGCTACGGCGCGATGGCAGTTTGGGATTATGCGGGCGGCGGGCCTTACCTTACGATTGATATGCGCGCGGGCACTGACGCGCACAAGGATGCGGTGGTTATTTCAGCCCATAAGTTTCCGGGCGGGCCGGGGGCGTCAGGGGTGATGATCGTGCGCAAGGGGGCCGTTTGTTGCAGCCGCATGTTCCAACCCGGCGGCGGAACGGTACGGTTTGTGTCGCCCACGGCACATGATTACAGCACCGACATCGCCACCCGAGAAGAGGCCGGAACCCCCAATGTCGTCGGCGATATTCGCGCGGCGCTGTGTTTTATGGTCAAAGCCGCCATTGGGCAGGCGCAACTGGATACACGCCATGCCGAACTGCGCCAGCGCGCGCTGGATGTTTGGAAAAAGAACCCCAACCTTGAGCTGATGGGCAACAGCGATGCCCCTGCCCTGCCGATTTTCTCGTTTCGGGTACGGGACGGGGCGCGGGGGGGCTATTTGCACCACCAGCTCTTTACCCGTCTCTTGTCGGATGCTTACGGCATTCAGGCGCGTGGCGGCTGTGCTTGTGCCGGCCCCTATGCGCACCGTTTGCTTGGGATTGAACCGGCCGAATCCGAGACCATCCGTGCCGCTATCCAACGCGGCGAGGAAATGGAGAAGCCCGGCTGGACACGGCTTAACCTTTCGGCGCTGATGGATGATGCCAAGGCGGACCGTGTGATCAACGCGGTGGATGCGCTGGCACGCAACCCCTATCCGATGGCCGACCGCTATTGCTGCGATCAGGCCACGGCGCGGTTCCGGCCCGCCGCATAA
- a CDS encoding Lrp/AsnC family transcriptional regulator, with protein sequence MDTVKLDQIDRALLRALQRDASQSQRELAEVVGLSQNACWRRLKVLHESGLILGQTLRLDAQRAGLGLTVFVMVRTRHHSGDWLAIFRREVLNIPHVIDFYRIAGDYDYMLKVVAEDMNAFDQIYQRLTARVELETVSSYITMEAIADARDLPV encoded by the coding sequence ATGGATACAGTAAAGCTAGATCAGATTGATCGCGCCTTGTTGCGCGCCCTTCAACGGGACGCCAGCCAGTCGCAGCGCGAATTGGCCGAGGTGGTGGGCCTGTCGCAAAACGCCTGTTGGCGACGGTTGAAGGTTTTGCACGAAAGTGGGCTTATATTGGGGCAAACCCTGCGGCTTGATGCGCAAAGGGCGGGGCTGGGGCTTACGGTTTTTGTGATGGTGCGCACGCGTCATCACAGCGGCGACTGGCTGGCGATCTTCCGGCGAGAGGTTCTTAACATTCCGCATGTAATTGATTTTTACCGCATCGCGGGGGATTATGATTATATGCTGAAGGTCGTGGCCGAGGATATGAACGCCTTTGACCAGATCTACCAACGTTTGACCGCACGGGTGGAACTGGAAACAGTCTCTTCCTATATCACGATGGAGGCGATCGCAGACGCCCGCGACCTACCCGTTTAG
- a CDS encoding sodium:solute symporter family protein, with amino-acid sequence MTLSLVIWGVVTYIALSLFVAYLSRRGPSSSMSDYFLGGRKMGGVVSALSYSATTYSAFMMVGLAGLTYRGGVGALGFEIIYFAGVSLVAIFGPRFWAVGRKYGFVTPYEMLGNRYSNRGVALAAGLVSLVFLIPYSAVQLAGVGYLLSGMTDGAIPFGVGILVATVLAIVFSYIAGIRSVMWTDSLQAVVMIVAAVLVTGLVVSKLGGFSAMFDTISETRPEMLSVPGTGFFSFTTFLGLTLPWAFFSISNPQVSQRLFMPSSLGAMRQMLLIFLCFGLIYTLVSVIWGFAALVAFPGLERPDLATSVLLSSDLVPPVLGVIVMIGILAAAVSTIDSILLTLSSIFARDIYGNLSGDLTDKRLLLIGKLVIPVISLLALVFAWMEFSMIAILSVAASVGLVLMVPATIGAFFWRRGTAAGALASIIGGVIFVVTMYLTGNSLFGLNVGVLGLPVATLLFVGISLATKPDLAHADAFMKVAANPNATNPSP; translated from the coding sequence ATGACCCTTTCCCTCGTGATCTGGGGGGTGGTGACATATATCGCCCTTTCGCTTTTTGTGGCCTATCTTTCGCGCCGCGGGCCCTCCTCTTCGATGTCGGATTATTTTCTGGGCGGGCGCAAAATGGGGGGCGTCGTTTCCGCGCTTTCCTATTCGGCAACCACGTATTCGGCCTTCATGATGGTGGGGCTTGCCGGGCTCACCTACCGTGGCGGCGTCGGTGCCTTGGGGTTCGAGATCATCTATTTTGCCGGCGTGTCCTTGGTGGCCATCTTTGGCCCGCGCTTCTGGGCGGTGGGGCGCAAATACGGTTTTGTCACACCCTATGAGATGCTTGGAAACCGCTACAGCAACCGCGGCGTGGCACTGGCGGCGGGGCTGGTCAGTCTGGTTTTCCTGATCCCCTATTCGGCGGTGCAGCTTGCAGGCGTTGGATATCTGCTCTCGGGGATGACGGACGGTGCCATTCCTTTCGGGGTCGGTATTCTGGTCGCAACGGTTCTGGCGATCGTGTTTTCTTATATTGCCGGTATCCGCTCGGTCATGTGGACCGACAGCCTTCAAGCCGTGGTGATGATCGTCGCGGCGGTGCTGGTTACGGGGCTGGTGGTCTCAAAACTAGGCGGTTTTAGTGCAATGTTCGACACCATTTCCGAAACCCGTCCCGAGATGCTTAGCGTTCCGGGAACCGGATTTTTCAGCTTTACAACTTTCTTGGGGCTAACCCTGCCTTGGGCGTTTTTCTCCATCTCCAACCCGCAGGTAAGCCAGCGGCTTTTCATGCCCTCCTCGCTGGGGGCCATGCGTCAAATGTTGCTGATATTCCTGTGCTTCGGCCTGATCTATACGTTGGTTTCCGTGATCTGGGGCTTTGCGGCACTGGTCGCCTTTCCGGGGCTGGAGCGTCCTGACCTTGCAACATCGGTGCTTTTGTCCTCGGACCTCGTGCCACCGGTTCTGGGGGTCATCGTCATGATCGGCATTCTGGCGGCGGCGGTTTCGACCATCGACTCGATCTTGCTCACGCTCTCCTCCATCTTTGCGCGCGATATTTATGGAAACCTGAGCGGTGATCTGACCGACAAACGATTGCTGCTGATCGGCAAGCTGGTCATTCCGGTCATTTCACTGCTCGCACTGGTCTTTGCGTGGATGGAGTTCAGCATGATCGCGATCCTGTCGGTCGCGGCCTCGGTCGGTCTGGTGCTGATGGTTCCGGCCACAATCGGGGCCTTCTTTTGGCGGCGCGGCACCGCCGCAGGGGCGCTTGCCTCCATCATCGGGGGCGTCATATTTGTTGTGACCATGTATCTGACGGGCAATTCCCTGTTCGGGCTGAACGTCGGCGTTCTGGGCCTGCCCGTTGCAACCTTACTGTTCGTCGGCATCAGTCTGGCCACCAAGCCCGACCTTGCCCACGCAGATGCGTTCATGAAAGTCGCCGCAAATCCGAACGCAACCAACCCATCGCCCTAA